A single window of Arvicanthis niloticus isolate mArvNil1 chromosome 20, mArvNil1.pat.X, whole genome shotgun sequence DNA harbors:
- the LOC117724166 gene encoding uncharacterized protein LOC117724166 isoform X13, producing MAASTMSVCSDACTNSSWQVDDCPESCCEPSCCAPSCCQPSCCVPCCAPSCCQTSCCAPTPCLTLVCTPVSHVSSPCCQSSCCTPSCCQQSSCQPACCTCSPCQQPCCVTLCCKPVCCTPICSGSCCQQSSCQSSCCQPSCCVPVCCKPVCCTPICSGSSSCCQPSCCAPVCCKPCSSVSLLCRPVCRPACCVPSSSCCASSCQPSCCGPSSSVSLLCRPVCSRQACCGQNSSC from the exons ATGGCCGCctccaccatgtctgtctgctctgATGCTTGCACCAATTCCTCCTGGCAGGTGGATGACTGCCCAGAGAGCTGCTGTGAGCCCTCCTGCTGTGCccccagctgctgccagcccagctgctgtGTTCCTTGTTGTGCCCCCAGCTGCTGCCAGACAAGTTGCTGTGCCCCCA CCCCCTGCTTGACCCTTGTCTGCACCCCAGTGAGCCATGTGTCCAGTCCCTGCTGCCAATCTTCCTGCTGCACACCCTCATGCTGCCAGCAGTCTAGCTGCCAGCCAGCTTGCTGCACCTGCTCCCCCTGCCAACAACCCTGCTGTGTGACCCTttgctgcaagcctgtgtgctgcACACCCATCTGCTCTGGATCATGCTGCCAGCAGTCTAGCTGCCAATCCTCCTGCTGCCAGCCCTCctgctgtgtgcctgtctgctgcaagcctgtgtgctgcACACCCATCtgctctggctcctcctcctgctgccagcCCTCCTGCTGTGCTCCTGTGTGCTGCAAGCCCTGCTCCAGTGTGTCCCTGCTGTGCCGCCCTGTGTGCAGACCTGCCTGCTGTGTGCCCAGCTCCTCCTGCTGTGCCTCCTCCTGCCAGCCTAGCTGCTGTGGCCCATCCTCCAGTGTGTCCCTGCTGTGCCgtcctgtctgctccagacaggcCTGCTGTGGCCAGAACTCCAGCTGCTGA
- the LOC117724166 gene encoding uncharacterized protein LOC117724166 isoform X3: MAASTMSVCSDACTNASWQVDDCPESCCEPSCCAPSCCQPSCCQSNCCAPSCCAPAPCLTLVCTPVSCVSSPCCQSSCCAPSCCQQSSCQPACCTYSPCQQPCCVTLCCKPVCCTPICSGSCCQQSSCQSSSCCTCSPCQQPCCVTLCCKPLCCKPVCCTPICSGSCCQQSSCQSSCCQPSCCVPVCCKPVCCTPICSGSSSCCQPSCCAPVCCKPCSSVSLLCRPVCRPACCVPSSSCCASSCQPSCCGPSSSVSLLCRPVCSRQACCGQNSSC; this comes from the exons ATGGCCGCCTCCACCATGTCCGTCTGCTCTGATGCTTGCACTAATGCCTCCTGGCAGGTGGATGACTGCCCAGAGAGCTGCTGTGAGCCCTCCTGCTGTGCccccagctgctgccagcccagctgctgcCAGTCCAACTGCTGTGCCCCCAGCTGCTGTGCCCCAGCCCCCTGCCTGACCCTTGTCTGCACCCCAGTGAGCTGTGTGTCCAGCCCCTGCTGCCAATCTTCCTGCTGCGCACCCTCATGCTGCCAGCAGTCTAGCTGCCAGCCAGCTTGCTGCACCTACTCTCCCTGCCAGCAGCCCTGCTGTGTGACCCTttgctgcaagcctgtgtgctgcACACCCATCTGCTCTGGATCATGCTGCCAGCAGTCTAGCTGCCAGTCCTCAT CTTGCTGCACCTGCTCCCCCTGCCAGCAGCCCTGCTGTGTGACCCtctgctgcaagc CCCTttgctgcaagcctgtgtgctgcACACCCATCTGCTCTGGATCATGCTGCCAGCAGTCTAGCTGCCAATCCTCCTGCTGCCAGCCCTCctgctgtgtgcctgtctgctgcaagcctgtgtgctgcACACCCATCtgctctggctcctcctcctgctgccagcCCTCCTGCTGTGCTCCTGTGTGCTGCAAGCCCTGCTCCAGTGTGTCCCTGCTGTGCCGCCCTGTGTGCAGACCTGCCTGCTGTGTGCCCAGCTCCTCCTGCTGTGCCTCCTCCTGCCAGCCTAGCTGCTGTGGCCCATCCTCCAGTGTGTCCCTGCTGTGCCgtcctgtctgctccagacaggcCTGCTGTGGCCAGAACTCCAGCTGCTGA
- the LOC117724166 gene encoding uncharacterized protein LOC117724166 isoform X15, which yields MAASTMSVCSDACTNSSWQVDDCPESCCEPSCCAPSCCQPSCCSTCCVPCCAPSCCAPAPCLTLVCTPVSHVSSPCCQSSCCTPSCCQQSSCQPACCTCSPCQQPCCVTLCCKPVCCTPICSGSCCQQSSCQSSCCQPSCCVPVCCKPVCCTPICSGSSSCCQPSCCAPVCCKPCSSVSLLCRPVCRPACCVPSSSCCASSCQPSCCGPSSSVSLLCRPVCSRQACCGQNSSC from the exons ATGGCCGCctccaccatgtctgtctgctctgATGCTTGCACCAATTCCTCCTGGCAGGTGGATGACTGCCCAGAGAGCTGCTGTGAGCCCTCCTGCTGTGCccccagctgctgccagcccagctgctgt TCTACCTGCTGTGTTCCTTGCTGTGCCCCCAGCTGCTGTGCCCCAGCCCCCTGCTTGACCCTTGTCTGCACCCCAGTGAGCCATGTGTCCAGTCCCTGCTGCCAATCTTCCTGCTGCACACCCTCATGCTGCCAGCAGTCTAGCTGCCAGCCAGCTTGCTGCACCTGCTCCCCCTGCCAACAACCCTGCTGTGTGACCCTttgctgcaagcctgtgtgctgcACACCCATCTGCTCTGGATCATGCTGCCAGCAGTCTAGCTGCCAATCCTCCTGCTGCCAGCCCTCctgctgtgtgcctgtctgctgcaagcctgtgtgctgcACACCCATCtgctctggctcctcctcctgctgccagcCCTCCTGCTGTGCTCCTGTGTGCTGCAAGCCCTGCTCCAGTGTGTCCCTGCTGTGCCGCCCTGTGTGCAGACCTGCCTGCTGTGTGCCCAGCTCCTCCTGCTGTGCCTCCTCCTGCCAGCCTAGCTGCTGTGGCCCATCCTCCAGTGTGTCCCTGCTGTGCCgtcctgtctgctccagacaggcCTGCTGTGGCCAGAACTCCAGCTGCTGA
- the LOC117724166 gene encoding uncharacterized protein LOC117724166 isoform X17 has translation MAASTMSVCSDACTNSSWQVDDCPESCCEPSCCAPSCCQPSCCVPSCCAPSCCAPAPCLTLVCTPVSHVSSPCCQSSCCTPSCCQQSSCQPACCTCSPCQQPCCVTLCCKPVCCTPICSGSCCQQSSCQSSCCQPSCCVPVCCKPVCCTPICSGSSSCCQPSCCAPVCCKPCSSVSLLCRPVCRPACCVPSSSCCASSCQPSCCGPSSSVSLLCRPVCSRQACCGQNSSC, from the exons ATGGCCGCctccaccatgtctgtctgctctgATGCTTGCACCAATTCCTCCTGGCAGGTGGATGACTGCCCAGAGAGCTGCTGTGAGCCCTCCTGCTGTGCccccagctgctgccagcccagctgctgtGTTCCTT CTTGCTGTGCCCCCAGCTGCTGTGCCCCAGCCCCCTGCTTGACCCTTGTCTGCACCCCAGTGAGCCATGTGTCCAGTCCCTGCTGCCAATCTTCCTGCTGCACACCCTCATGCTGCCAGCAGTCTAGCTGCCAGCCAGCTTGCTGCACCTGCTCCCCCTGCCAACAACCCTGCTGTGTGACCCTttgctgcaagcctgtgtgctgcACACCCATCTGCTCTGGATCATGCTGCCAGCAGTCTAGCTGCCAATCCTCCTGCTGCCAGCCCTCctgctgtgtgcctgtctgctgcaagcctgtgtgctgcACACCCATCtgctctggctcctcctcctgctgccagcCCTCCTGCTGTGCTCCTGTGTGCTGCAAGCCCTGCTCCAGTGTGTCCCTGCTGTGCCGCCCTGTGTGCAGACCTGCCTGCTGTGTGCCCAGCTCCTCCTGCTGTGCCTCCTCCTGCCAGCCTAGCTGCTGTGGCCCATCCTCCAGTGTGTCCCTGCTGTGCCgtcctgtctgctccagacaggcCTGCTGTGGCCAGAACTCCAGCTGCTGA
- the LOC117724166 gene encoding uncharacterized protein LOC117724166 isoform X2 — MAASTMSVCSDACTNSSWQVDDCPESCCEPSCCAPSCCVPCCAPSCCQSSCCAPAPCLTLVCTPVSCVSSPCCQSSCCTPSCCLQSSCQPACCTCSPCQQPCCVTLCCKPVCCTPICCVPVCCKPVCCTPICSGSSSCCQPSCCAPVCCKPCSSVSLLCRPVCRPACCVPSSSCCASSCQPSCCCPTSSVSLLCSPVCSRQACCGLSSGQKSSC, encoded by the exons ATGGCCGCctccaccatgtctgtctgctctgATGCTTGCACCAATTCCTCCTGGCAGGTGGATGACTGCCCAGAGAGCTGCTGTGAGCCCTCCTGCTGTGCCCCCAGCTGCTGTGTTCCTTGCTGTGCCCCCAgctgctgccagtccagctgctgtGCCCCAGCCCCCTGCCTGACCCTTGTCTGCACCCCAGTGAGCTGTGTGTCCAGCCCCTGCTGCCAATCTTCCTGCTGCACACCCTCATGCTGCCTGCAGTCTAGCTGCCAGCCAGCTTGCTGCACCTGCTCCCCCTGCCAGCAGCCCTGCTGTGTGACCCtctgctgcaagcctgtgtgctgcACACCCAT ctgctgtgtgcctgtctgctgcaagcctgtgtgctgcACACCCATCtgctctggctcctcctcctgctgccagcCCTCCTGCTGTGCTCCTGTGTGCTGCAAGCCCTGCTCCAGTGTGTCCCTGCTGTGCCGCCCTGTGTGCAGACCTGCCTGCTGTGTGCCCAGTTCCTCCTGCTGTGCCTCCTcctgccagcccagctgctgtTGCCCAACCTCCAGTGTGTCCCTGCTGTGCAgccctgtctgctccagacaggcCTGCTGTGGCCTCTCCTCAGGCCAGAAGTCCAGCTGCTGA
- the LOC117724166 gene encoding uncharacterized protein LOC117724166 isoform X12, with protein MAASTMSVCSDACTNSSWQVDDCPESCCEPSCCAPSCCVPCCAPSCCQSSCCAPAPCLTLVCTPVSCVSSPCCQSSCCTPSCCLQSSCQPACCTCSPCQQPCCVTLCCKPPVCCTPICSGSCCQQSSCQSSCCQPSCCVPVCCKPVCCTPICSGSSSCCQPSCCAPVCCKPCSSVSLLCRPVCRPACCVPSSSCCASSCQPSCCCPTSSVSLLCSPVCSRQACCGLSSGQKSSC; from the exons ATGGCCGCctccaccatgtctgtctgctctgATGCTTGCACCAATTCCTCCTGGCAGGTGGATGACTGCCCAGAGAGCTGCTGTGAGCCCTCCTGCTGTGCCCCCAGCTGCTGTGTTCCTTGCTGTGCCCCCAgctgctgccagtccagctgctgtGCCCCAGCCCCCTGCCTGACCCTTGTCTGCACCCCAGTGAGCTGTGTGTCCAGCCCCTGCTGCCAATCTTCCTGCTGCACACCCTCATGCTGCCTGCAGTCTAGCTGCCAGCCAGCTTGCTGCACCTGCTCCCCCTGCCAGCAGCCCTGCTGTGTGACCCtctgctgcaagcct CCTGTGTGCTGCACACCCATCTGTTCTGGATCATGCTGCCAGCAGTCTAGCTGCCAGTCCTCCTGCTGCCAGCCCTCctgctgtgtgcctgtctgctgcaagcctgtgtgctgcACACCCATCtgctctggctcctcctcctgctgccagcCCTCCTGCTGTGCTCCTGTGTGCTGCAAGCCCTGCTCCAGTGTGTCCCTGCTGTGCCGCCCTGTGTGCAGACCTGCCTGCTGTGTGCCCAGTTCCTCCTGCTGTGCCTCCTcctgccagcccagctgctgtTGCCCAACCTCCAGTGTGTCCCTGCTGTGCAgccctgtctgctccagacaggcCTGCTGTGGCCTCTCCTCAGGCCAGAAGTCCAGCTGCTGA
- the LOC117724166 gene encoding uncharacterized protein LOC117724166 isoform X5, translated as MAASTMSVCSDACTNSSWQVDDCPESCCEPCCCAPAPCLTLVCTPVSCVSSPCCQSSCCTPSCCLQSSCQPACCTCSPCQQPCCVTLCCKPVCCTPICSGSCCQQSSCQSSCCQPSCCVPVCYKPVCCTPICSGSCCQQSSCQSSCCQPSCCVPVCCKPVCCTPICSGSSSCCQPSCCAPVCCKPCSSVSLLCRPVCRPACCVPSSSCCASSCQPSCCCPTSSVSLLCSPVCSRQACCGLSSGQKSSC; from the exons ATGGCCGCctccaccatgtctgtctgctctgATGCTTGCACCAATTCCTCCTGGCAGGTGGATGACTGCCCAGAGAGCTGCTGTGAGCCCT gctgctgtGCCCCAGCCCCCTGCCTGACCCTTGTCTGCACCCCAGTGAGCTGTGTGTCCAGCCCCTGCTGCCAATCTTCCTGCTGCACACCCTCATGCTGCCTGCAGTCTAGCTGCCAGCCAGCTTGCTGCACCTGCTCCCCCTGCCAGCAGCCCTGCTGTGTGACCCtctgctgcaagcctgtgtgctgcACACCCATCTGCTCTGGATCATGCTGCCAGCAGTCTAGCTGCCAGTCCTCATGTTGCCAGCCCTCctgctgtgtgcctgtctgctACAAGCCTGTGTGCTGCACACCCATCTGTTCTGGATCATGCTGCCAGCAGTCTAGCTGCCAGTCCTCCTGCTGCCAGCCCTCctgctgtgtgcctgtctgctgcaagcctgtgtgctgcACACCCATCtgctctggctcctcctcctgctgccagcCCTCCTGCTGTGCTCCTGTGTGCTGCAAGCCCTGCTCCAGTGTGTCCCTGCTGTGCCGCCCTGTGTGCAGACCTGCCTGCTGTGTGCCCAGTTCCTCCTGCTGTGCCTCCTcctgccagcccagctgctgtTGCCCAACCTCCAGTGTGTCCCTGCTGTGCAgccctgtctgctccagacaggcCTGCTGTGGCCTCTCCTCAGGCCAGAAGTCCAGCTGCTGA
- the LOC117724166 gene encoding uncharacterized protein LOC117724166 isoform X7, which yields MAASTMSVCSDACTNSSWQVDDCPESCCEPSCSPCLTLVCTPVSCVSSPCCQSSCCTPSCCLQSSCQPACCTCSPCQQPCCVTLCCKPVCCTPICSGSCCQQSSCQSSCCQPSCCVPVCYKPVCCTPICSGSCCQQSSCQSSCCQPSCCVPVCCKPVCCTPICSGSSSCCQPSCCAPVCCKPCSSVSLLCRPVCRPACCVPSSSCCASSCQPSCCCPTSSVSLLCSPVCSRQACCGLSSGQKSSC from the exons ATGGCCGCctccaccatgtctgtctgctctgATGCTTGCACCAATTCCTCCTGGCAGGTGGATGACTGCCCAGAGAGCTGCTGTGAGCCCTCCTGCT CCCCCTGCCTGACCCTTGTCTGCACCCCAGTGAGCTGTGTGTCCAGCCCCTGCTGCCAATCTTCCTGCTGCACACCCTCATGCTGCCTGCAGTCTAGCTGCCAGCCAGCTTGCTGCACCTGCTCCCCCTGCCAGCAGCCCTGCTGTGTGACCCtctgctgcaagcctgtgtgctgcACACCCATCTGCTCTGGATCATGCTGCCAGCAGTCTAGCTGCCAGTCCTCATGTTGCCAGCCCTCctgctgtgtgcctgtctgctACAAGCCTGTGTGCTGCACACCCATCTGTTCTGGATCATGCTGCCAGCAGTCTAGCTGCCAGTCCTCCTGCTGCCAGCCCTCctgctgtgtgcctgtctgctgcaagcctgtgtgctgcACACCCATCtgctctggctcctcctcctgctgccagcCCTCCTGCTGTGCTCCTGTGTGCTGCAAGCCCTGCTCCAGTGTGTCCCTGCTGTGCCGCCCTGTGTGCAGACCTGCCTGCTGTGTGCCCAGTTCCTCCTGCTGTGCCTCCTcctgccagcccagctgctgtTGCCCAACCTCCAGTGTGTCCCTGCTGTGCAgccctgtctgctccagacaggcCTGCTGTGGCCTCTCCTCAGGCCAGAAGTCCAGCTGCTGA
- the LOC117724166 gene encoding uncharacterized protein LOC117724166 isoform X16 — MAASTMSVCSDACTNSSWQVDDCPESCCEPSCCAPSCCVPCCAPSCCQSSCCAPAPCLTLVCTPVSCVSSPCCQSSCCTPSCCLQSSCQPACCTCSPCQQPCCVTLCCKPVCCTPICSGSCCQHCQSSCCQPSCCVPVCCKPVCCTPICSGSSSCCQPSCCAPVCCKPCSSVSLLCRPVCRPACCVPSSSCCASSCQPSCCCPTSSVSLLCSPVCSRQACCGLSSGQKSSC, encoded by the exons ATGGCCGCctccaccatgtctgtctgctctgATGCTTGCACCAATTCCTCCTGGCAGGTGGATGACTGCCCAGAGAGCTGCTGTGAGCCCTCCTGCTGTGCCCCCAGCTGCTGTGTTCCTTGCTGTGCCCCCAgctgctgccagtccagctgctgtGCCCCAGCCCCCTGCCTGACCCTTGTCTGCACCCCAGTGAGCTGTGTGTCCAGCCCCTGCTGCCAATCTTCCTGCTGCACACCCTCATGCTGCCTGCAGTCTAGCTGCCAGCCAGCTTGCTGCACCTGCTCCCCCTGCCAGCAGCCCTGCTGTGTGACCCtctgctgcaagcctgtgtgctgcACACCCATCTGCTCTGGATCATGCTGCCAGCA CTGCCAGTCCTCCTGCTGCCAGCCCTCctgctgtgtgcctgtctgctgcaagcctgtgtgctgcACACCCATCtgctctggctcctcctcctgctgccagcCCTCCTGCTGTGCTCCTGTGTGCTGCAAGCCCTGCTCCAGTGTGTCCCTGCTGTGCCGCCCTGTGTGCAGACCTGCCTGCTGTGTGCCCAGTTCCTCCTGCTGTGCCTCCTcctgccagcccagctgctgtTGCCCAACCTCCAGTGTGTCCCTGCTGTGCAgccctgtctgctccagacaggcCTGCTGTGGCCTCTCCTCAGGCCAGAAGTCCAGCTGCTGA
- the LOC117724166 gene encoding uncharacterized protein LOC117724166 isoform X9, translated as MAASTMSVCSDACTNSSWQVDDCPESCCEPSCCAPSCCVPCCAPSCCQSSCCAPAPCLTLVCTPVSCVSSPCCQSSCCTPSCCLQSSCQPACCTCSPCQQPCCVTLCCKPVCCTPICSGSCCQQSSCQSSCCQPSCCVPVCYKPVCCTPICSGSCCQQSSCQSSCCQPSCCVPVCCKPVCCTPICSGSSSCCQPSCCAPVCCKPCSSPSCCCPTSSVSLLCSPVCSRQACCGLSSGQKSSC; from the exons ATGGCCGCctccaccatgtctgtctgctctgATGCTTGCACCAATTCCTCCTGGCAGGTGGATGACTGCCCAGAGAGCTGCTGTGAGCCCTCCTGCTGTGCCCCCAGCTGCTGTGTTCCTTGCTGTGCCCCCAgctgctgccagtccagctgctgtGCCCCAGCCCCCTGCCTGACCCTTGTCTGCACCCCAGTGAGCTGTGTGTCCAGCCCCTGCTGCCAATCTTCCTGCTGCACACCCTCATGCTGCCTGCAGTCTAGCTGCCAGCCAGCTTGCTGCACCTGCTCCCCCTGCCAGCAGCCCTGCTGTGTGACCCtctgctgcaagcctgtgtgctgcACACCCATCTGCTCTGGATCATGCTGCCAGCAGTCTAGCTGCCAGTCCTCATGTTGCCAGCCCTCctgctgtgtgcctgtctgctACAAGCCTGTGTGCTGCACACCCATCTGTTCTGGATCATGCTGCCAGCAGTCTAGCTGCCAGTCCTCCTGCTGCCAGCCCTCctgctgtgtgcctgtctgctgcaagcctgtgtgctgcACACCCATCtgctctggctcctcctcctgctgccagcCCTCCTGCTGTGCTCCTGTGTGCTGCAAGCCCTGCTCCAGT cccagctgctgtTGCCCAACCTCCAGTGTGTCCCTGCTGTGCAgccctgtctgctccagacaggcCTGCTGTGGCCTCTCCTCAGGCCAGAAGTCCAGCTGCTGA
- the LOC117724166 gene encoding uncharacterized protein LOC117724166 isoform X1 has product MAASTMSVCSDACTNASWQVDDCPESCCEPSCCAPSCCQPSCCQSNCCAPSCCAPAPCLTLVCTPVSCVSSPCCQSSCCAPSCCQQSSCQPACCTYSPCQQPCCVTLCCKPVCCTPICCVPVCCKPVCCTPICSGSSSSCCQPSCCAPVCCKPCSSVSLLCRPVCRPACCVPSSSCCASSCQPSCCCPTSSVSLLCSPVCSRQACCGLSSGQKSSC; this is encoded by the exons ATGGCCGCCTCCACCATGTCCGTCTGCTCTGATGCTTGCACTAATGCCTCCTGGCAGGTGGATGACTGCCCAGAGAGCTGCTGTGAGCCCTCCTGCTGTGCccccagctgctgccagcccagctgctgcCAGTCCAACTGCTGTGCCCCCAGCTGCTGTGCCCCAGCCCCCTGCCTGACCCTTGTCTGCACCCCAGTGAGCTGTGTGTCCAGCCCCTGCTGCCAATCTTCCTGCTGCGCACCCTCATGCTGCCAGCAGTCTAGCTGCCAGCCAGCTTGCTGCACCTACTCTCCCTGCCAGCAGCCCTGCTGTGTGACCCTttgctgcaagcctgtgtgctgcACACCCAT ctgctgtgtgcctgtctgctgcaagcctgtgtgctgcACACCCATCtgctctggctcctcctcctcctgctgccagcCCTCCTGCTGTGCTCCTGTGTGCTGCAAGCCCTGCTCCAGTGTGTCCCTGCTGTGCCGCCCTGTGTGCAGACCTGCCTGCTGTGTGCCCAGTTCCTCCTGCTGTGCCTCCTcctgccagcccagctgctgtTGCCCAACCTCCAGTGTGTCCCTGCTGTGCAgccctgtctgctccagacaggcCTGCTGTGGCCTCTCCTCAGGCCAGAAGTCCAGCTGCTGA
- the LOC117724166 gene encoding uncharacterized protein LOC117724166 isoform X8 codes for MAASTMSVCSDACTNASWQVDDCPESCCEPSCCAPSCCQPSCCQSNCCAPSCCAPAPCLTLVCTPVSCVSSPCCQSSCCAPSCCQQSSCQPACCTYSPCQQPCCVTLCCKPVCCTPICSGSCCQQSSCQSSCCQPSCCVPVCCKPVCCTPICSGSCCQQSSCQSSCCQPSCCVPVCCKPVCCTPICSGSSSSCCQPSCCAPVCCKPCSSPSCCCPTSSVSLLCSPVCSRQACCGLSSGQKSSC; via the exons ATGGCCGCCTCCACCATGTCCGTCTGCTCTGATGCTTGCACTAATGCCTCCTGGCAGGTGGATGACTGCCCAGAGAGCTGCTGTGAGCCCTCCTGCTGTGCccccagctgctgccagcccagctgctgcCAGTCCAACTGCTGTGCCCCCAGCTGCTGTGCCCCAGCCCCCTGCCTGACCCTTGTCTGCACCCCAGTGAGCTGTGTGTCCAGCCCCTGCTGCCAATCTTCCTGCTGCGCACCCTCATGCTGCCAGCAGTCTAGCTGCCAGCCAGCTTGCTGCACCTACTCTCCCTGCCAGCAGCCCTGCTGTGTGACCCTttgctgcaagcctgtgtgctgcACACCCATCTGCTCTGGATCATGCTGCCAGCAGTCTAGCTGCCAGTCCTCATGTTGCCAGCCCTCctgctgtgtgcctgtctgctgcaagcctgtgtgctgcACACCCATCTGTTCTGGATCATGCTGCCAGCAGTCTAGCTGCCAGTCCTCCTGCTGCCAGCCTTCctgctgtgtgcctgtctgctgcaagcctgtgtgctgcACACCCATCtgctctggctcctcctcctcctgctgccagcCCTCCTGCTGTGCTCCTGTGTGCTGCAAGCCCTGCTCCAGT cccagctgctgtTGCCCAACCTCCAGTGTGTCCCTGCTGTGCAgccctgtctgctccagacaggcCTGCTGTGGCCTCTCCTCAGGCCAGAAGTCCAGCTGCTGA
- the LOC117724166 gene encoding uncharacterized protein LOC117724166 isoform X6: MAASTMSVCSDACTNASWQVDDCPESCCEPSCSPCLTLVCTPVSCVSSPCCQSSCCAPSCCQQSSCQPACCTYSPCQQPCCVTLCCKPVCCTPICSGSCCQQSSCQSSCCQPSCCVPVCCKPVCCTPICSGSCCQQSSCQSSCCQPSCCVPVCCKPVCCTPICSGSSSSCCQPSCCAPVCCKPCSSVSLLCRPVCRPACCVPSSSCCASSCQPSCCCPTSSVSLLCSPVCSRQACCGLSSGQKSSC; this comes from the exons ATGGCCGCCTCCACCATGTCCGTCTGCTCTGATGCTTGCACTAATGCCTCCTGGCAGGTGGATGACTGCCCAGAGAGCTGCTGTGAGCCCTCCTGCT CCCCCTGCCTGACCCTTGTCTGCACCCCAGTGAGCTGTGTGTCCAGCCCCTGCTGCCAATCTTCCTGCTGCGCACCCTCATGCTGCCAGCAGTCTAGCTGCCAGCCAGCTTGCTGCACCTACTCTCCCTGCCAGCAGCCCTGCTGTGTGACCCTttgctgcaagcctgtgtgctgcACACCCATCTGCTCTGGATCATGCTGCCAGCAGTCTAGCTGCCAGTCCTCATGTTGCCAGCCCTCctgctgtgtgcctgtctgctgcaagcctgtgtgctgcACACCCATCTGTTCTGGATCATGCTGCCAGCAGTCTAGCTGCCAGTCCTCCTGCTGCCAGCCTTCctgctgtgtgcctgtctgctgcaagcctgtgtgctgcACACCCATCtgctctggctcctcctcctcctgctgccagcCCTCCTGCTGTGCTCCTGTGTGCTGCAAGCCCTGCTCCAGTGTGTCCCTGCTGTGCCGCCCTGTGTGCAGACCTGCCTGCTGTGTGCCCAGTTCCTCCTGCTGTGCCTCCTcctgccagcccagctgctgtTGCCCAACCTCCAGTGTGTCCCTGCTGTGCAgccctgtctgctccagacaggcCTGCTGTGGCCTCTCCTCAGGCCAGAAGTCCAGCTGCTGA
- the LOC117724166 gene encoding uncharacterized protein LOC117724166 isoform X11, protein MAASTMSVCSDACTNASWQVDDCPESCCEPSCCAPSCCQPSCCQSNCCAPSCCAPAPCLTLVCTPVSCVSSPCCQSSCCAPSCCQQSSCQPACCTYSPCQQPCCVTLCCKPVCCTPICSGSCCQQSSCQSSCCQPSCCVPVCCKPVCCTPICSGSSSCCQPSCCAPVCCKPCSSVSLLCRPVCRPACCVPSSSCCASSCQPSCCCPTSSVSLLCSPVCSRQACCGLSSGQKSSC, encoded by the exons ATGGCCGCCTCCACCATGTCCGTCTGCTCTGATGCTTGCACTAATGCCTCCTGGCAGGTGGATGACTGCCCAGAGAGCTGCTGTGAGCCCTCCTGCTGTGCccccagctgctgccagcccagctgctgcCAGTCCAACTGCTGTGCCCCCAGCTGCTGTGCCCCAGCCCCCTGCCTGACCCTTGTCTGCACCCCAGTGAGCTGTGTGTCCAGCCCCTGCTGCCAATCTTCCTGCTGCGCACCCTCATGCTGCCAGCAGTCTAGCTGCCAGCCAGCTTGCTGCACCTACTCTCCCTGCCAGCAGCCCTGCTGTGTGACCCTttgctgcaagcctgtgtgctgcACACCCATCTGCTCTGGATCATGCTGCCAGCAGTCTAGCTGCCAGTCCTCATGTTGCCAGCCCTCctgctgtgtgcctgtctgctgcaagcctgtgtgctgcACACCCATCTGTTCTGG ctcctcctcctgctgccagcCCTCCTGCTGTGCTCCTGTGTGCTGCAAGCCCTGCTCCAGTGTGTCCCTGCTGTGCCGCCCTGTGTGCAGACCTGCCTGCTGTGTGCCCAGTTCCTCCTGCTGTGCCTCCTcctgccagcccagctgctgtTGCCCAACCTCCAGTGTGTCCCTGCTGTGCAgccctgtctgctccagacaggcCTGCTGTGGCCTCTCCTCAGGCCAGAAGTCCAGCTGCTGA